One genomic window of Cercospora beticola chromosome 5, complete sequence includes the following:
- a CDS encoding uncharacterized protein (CAZy:AA7) has translation MRWHRGIPDKDARLIRHTDHVLKGSLSTPSSKLLQTQRFNLLHSHFSHHEVMEGIAEWGLDELKEVCPTYYERGPPQYEEHTKPWSTAADRHAMLVVVPKNLTTLQKVVKALSGSILDFAIRGTGTGSSSAYDAVVSMQGFKSFEFNPITEIATVGAGLTWGEVDKLVDTHAPGYGAVGARCPWVGVAGCALVGGISWLSLEHGLVSDPQNLIDAQVVLRDGRVVWAKEDGEEDLMWALRGGGGNFGVVSALKIHLKRVSPKIFSALVTVPYSSLAETSKAVAAMHRRPGDPKVAMFVANQGPGMGQSVQGARPGIVLTLYDVHGEAHARSEEGFAWAFQLPGAVELGGGEMTLSQVNALPSAYAAWHGTSRYRCSAPLISDIDDEFIVRLWKWYEDTITLHQGFENGSSMIFEMMQEPVFNSVSSPASTAWPHARGRRHVMQVALVTSPEDTSEEVESIASTQLERLTSQITAGHGFHGEYFVAWLQDWNNLSEVYGENWDRLLAVKRKYDPEDRFYRAIGLRRQEGSKGVAV, from the coding sequence ATGCGTTGGCATCGTGGTATCCCCGACAAAGACGCCCGATTGATCCGACACACTGACCACGTCTTGAAAGGCTCTCTATCAACGCCATCATCAAAGCTACTGCAGACACAACGCTTCAATCTCCTTCACAGTCACTTCTCACACCACGAAGTCATGGAGGGCATTGCAGAATGGGGTCTTGATGAGCTGAAGGAGGTATGCCCAACCTACTATGAACGCGGACCACCTCAGTATGAAGAGCACACGAAACCATGGTCAACCGCTGCAGACCGCCATGCcatgctcgtcgtcgtccccAAGAATCTTACAACACTACAAAAAGTTGTAAAGGCGCTTTCTGGCTCGATCCTAGACTTCGCTATTCGGGGCACTGGAACAGGCAGCAGCTCGGCCTACGACGCGGTCGTCAGCATGCAGGGCTTCAAATCGTTCGAATTCAATCCTATTACGGAAATAGCTACTGTTGGCGCAGGTCTCACTTGGGGCGAAGTCGATAAACTTGTCGATACTCATGCACCAGGGTATGGCGCTGTTGGAGCGCGGTGCCCGTGGGTTGGGGTTGCTGGCTGTGCGTTGGTAGGAGGCATTAGCTGGCTGTCTCTCGAACACGGCTTAGTGTCTGATCCTCAGAACCTCATCGATGCTCAAGTCGTGCTTCGTGATGGTCGTGTGGTATGGGCGAAAGAGgatggtgaagaagatctcATGTGGGCCCttcgaggaggcggaggcaaCTTCGGCGTCGTCTCAGCGCTGAAGATTCACCTCAAACGCGTCTCGCCCAAGATCTTCTCCGCTCTGGTAACCGTGccttactcttctctcgcaGAGACCTCCAAGGCGGTGGCAGCAATGCATCGACGTCCAGGAGACCCCAAAGTTGCCATGTTCGTGGCCAATCAAGGTCCCGGCATGGGTCAATCAGTTCAAGGTGCGCGTCCAGGAATAGTCCTCACACTCTACGACGTGCACGGCGAAGCCCATGCacgcagcgaagaaggctttgCCTGGGCTTTCCAGCTTCCCGGCGCAGTCGAACTCGGCGGGGGCGAGATGACTCTCTCGCAAGTGAATGCTCTTCCTTCAGCCTACGCAGCCTGGCATGGAACATCCAGGTACCGATGTTCGGCTCCCCTAATCTCAGACATCGATGACGAGTTCATTGTTCGACTTTGGAAATGGTACGAAGACACCATAACGCTTCACCAAGGCTTCGAAAATGGAAGTTCTATGATCTTCGAAATGATGCAAGAACCCGTCTTCAATTCCGTCTCTTCACCTGCATCTACCGCATGGCCGCATGCTCGAGGTAGAAGACATGTTATGCAAGTTGCGCTTGTGACTTCCCCTGAAGATACATCTGAGGAAGTGGAAAGTATAGCATCAACGCAGCTTGAGAGACTAACGAGTCAAATCACTGCCGGTCACGGCTTTCATGGAGAATACTTCGTGGCTTGGTTGCAAGACTGGAATAATTTGAGTGAGGTGTATGGGGAGAACTGGGATAGACTGTTGGCGGTGAAGAGAAAGTACGACCCAGAAGACCGGTTCTACAGGGCTATAGGGCTCAGGCGGCAGGAGGGCAGCAAAGGCGTGGCGGTCTGA
- the CCT3 gene encoding T-complex protein 1 subunit gamma: protein MQAPVVVMNTATGDRKTGRQAQLSNITAAKTVADIIRSCLGPKAMLKMLLDPMGGIVLTNDGHAILREIEVAHPAAKSMIELARTQDEEVGDGTTTVIILAGEILALSLPQLERKIHPVVIIQAFKRALADCLKVIQDVSIPVDINDNDVMRNLISTSIGTKFTSRYSDLMCDLALQAVRTVSTDAHGGKREVDIKRYARVEKVPGGEIEDSKVLDGVMLNKDITHPKMRRRIENPRVVLLDCTLEYKKGESQTNIEITKEEDWNRILQLEEEQIKAMCDAILAVKPDLVITEKGVSDLAQHFFQKANITAIRRVRKTDNNRIARATGATIVNSVYDLTERDVGTQCGLFEIEKIGDEYFTFLTKCKNPKACTILLRGPSKDILNEIDRNLLDAMSVARNVIFHPYLSPGGGATEMACAVRLAQLAKSIEGVQQWPYKAIADAMEVIPRTLIQNAGASPIRILTALRAKHAEGGSTWGIDGDAGKVVDQKDFGIWEPQAIKLQSVKTAIESACLLLRVDDIVGAKQARTAGGQGGDD, encoded by the coding sequence ATGCAAGCTCCCGTCGTGGTGATGAACACCGCCACTGGCGACCGAAAGACCGGTCGTCAGGCACAATTGTCCAACATAACCGCCGCAAAGACCGTCGCCGATATCATTCGATCGTGTTTGGGGCCCAAGGCCATGCTGAAGATGCTGCTGGATCCCATGGGCGGTATTGTCCTGACCAACGATGGCCACGCTATCCTGCGAGAGATCGAAGTGGCGCACCCAGCAGCCAAGAGCATGATCGAATTGGCACGAACGCAGGACGAGGAAGTGGGAGATGGCACAACCACAGTCATCATTCTGGCTGGTGAGATTCTGGCTCTGTCATTGCCGCAACTCGAGCGCAAGATCCACCCGGTTGTGATCATTCAAGCATTCAAGCGAGCTCTCGCAGACTGCTTGAAGGTCATTCAGGATGTCTCCATTCCCGTTGATATCAACGACAACGATGTGATGCGGAATCTGATCTCTACCTCCATCGGCACCAAATTCACTTCGCGATACTCAGATCTCATGTGCGACTTGGCACTGCAAGCGGTCCGAACAGTAAGCACAGATGCGCATGGCGGCAAGAGGGAAGTGGATATCAAGAGATATGCACGTGTGGAGAAGGTGCCTGGTGGCGAGATTGAGGACAGCAAAGTGTTGGACGGCGTCATGCTGAACAAGGATATCACACATCCCAAAATGAGGaggagaatagagaatccaCGGGTCGTGCTGCTGGACTGCACATTGGAGTACAAGAAGGGTGAATCACAAACGAACATCGAGATCACAAAAGAGGAAGACTGGAACAGGATTCtgcagctggaggaggagcagatCAAGGCAATGTGTGATGCAATCCTTGCTGTGAAGCCCGACTTGGTCATCACCGAGAAGGGTGTGTCAGATCTGGCGCAGCACTTCTTCCAGAAAGCCAACATTACCGCGATTCGCCGGGTACGCAAGACGGACAACAACCGTATTGCACGTGCAACTGGTGCCACCATTGTCAACTCGGTCTATGACTTGACAGAGCGCGATGTTGGTACGCAATGCGGTCTCTTCGAGATTGAGAAGATCGGCGACGAGTACTTTACCTTCCTGACGAAGTGCAAGAACCCCAAGGCTTGCACAATCCTGCTCCGTGGACCTTCAAAAGACATCCTGAATGAGATCGACCGCAACTTGCTCGACGCCATGTCGGTGGCGCGAAACGTCATTTTCCATCCATACCTCTCTCCGGGAGGTGGTGCAACAGAAATGGCATGCGCTGTACGGCTGGCCCAGCTCGCTAAATCGATCGAGGGTGTGCAACAATGGCCATACAAGGCCATCGCGGACGCCATGGAGGTCATTCCCCGCACACTGATCCAGAACGCAGGTGCCTCGCCTATCCGGATCCTGACAGCGCTACGAGCGAAGCACGCCGAGGGCGGTTCGACTTGGGGCATCGATGGAGATGCTGGAAAGGTGGTCGATCAGAAGGACTTCGGCATCTGGGAACCTCAGGCTATCAAGCTGCAGAGCGTCAAGACTGCGATCGAGAGTGCGTGCTTGTTGCTCAGAGTCGACGATATTGTTGGCGCCAAGCAGGCGAGAACTGCGGGTGGACAAGGAGGAGATGATTGA